One Catenulispora sp. GP43 genomic window, GCGGCCTGTCGGGGCGCGGCGTCGGTCGCGGTCGTGGGCCCGCCGCGGCCGGTCGGCAGGCCGGTGGTGTTCACCCGCGAGTACCCGCCCGGCGGCGGCCCGGTGCCGGCTCTGGCCGCCGGGATGGCCGTCGGCTCCGCCGACCACGTCGCCGTCTTCGCCGCCGACCTGCCGTTCCTGGACGTGGAGGCCGTCACCCTTCTGCGGCGCTCGCTGACCGCCGACGCAGTGCTCTTCACCGACGAGCGGGGCAAGGACCAGCCGCTGGCGGCGATATATCGGCGCAACGCGCTTGGGGCAGCCTTGGGCGCACTGTCGGAGTTGCGGGGCGCACGCCTGTTCGCGATCGTCGAAGGGCTGGACACGACCCGGATCCCGGACACGCGAGGAGTCACCGCAGACTGCGACACGTGGGACGCCGTTCACGCGGCCCGCGCTCTGGTCGCGACACGACCCGCCACAAAGACGAAGATGGGGGACATGGACGACAAGAAGCTGCTCGCCGACTGGTGCGCCGCGGCCGCGGCCGAACTCGGGCTGACCGGGCACGAACTCGCCGAGGGCGACCTGGACGCGATCCTCGGCCTGGCCGGGGTCGCCGCCCACAACGTTCTGCGACCGGCCGCGCCGCTGACCACGTTCCTGGCCGGCTACGCGGTCGGGCTGCGCAGCTCGGCCGGCGGCGGCCGCGGCGCGCTGGACGGGCCGATCGCGAAGCTCAGCGCCCTGGCTCAGGCCTGGGACCCGGCCGCCGACGGCCCGGCCCGGGGCACCGGCGGCGCGGTGAGCGCGACGGTCGGCGGCTCGGTCGCGGCGAGCCCGGCGGCTGCGACGCCCGGCGGCGTGGCGGGCGGCGGCGTGGCGGGCGGCGCTCCCGGGACCACCGGCGCCCCGGACCTCGACTCCGCGGGCACCCCCGGCGACGAGTCCGGCGACTCCACAGGATCCGGCGGCCGGTGAACACGTCCTGGGCCGAGGCCCGCAAGATCGCCGGCGCCGCGGCGATCCCCCTGCCCGCCGCCCGCGTCCCCATGGCCCAGGCCCGCGGCGCGGTCCTCGCCGAGTCACTGTCCGCACTGGTCGACCTGCCGCCGTTCGCGACCTCCGCGATGGACGGCTGGGCGGTGGCCGGGCCCGGGCCGTGGCGGGTCGCCGGGCGGGTGCTGGCCGGCCAGGAGGCGACCCGGCTAGGCGACGGCGAGGCGGTGGAGATCGCCACCGGAGCGCGGGTGCCGTCCGGGGCGTCGTCGGTGCTGCGGCGGGAGCGCGGTTTCGTCGACGGGCACGGCCGGCTCCACGTCGGCGAGAGCGGCGAGGCCAGCGAGGGCGGCGAGGCCAGCGAGGGCGGCGAGGCCAGCGAGGGCGGCGAGGCCGGCGACGGACACCGCAGCCACGCCTCGGCCGCCGCGACCGTGCCGCAGCGCTCCTACGCGGCGGTGTCCAACGGGACCACTGCCACGCGCACTCCGCGCGGCACCGAACTGGGTCTGCCGATAGGAGCCGACATCCGGCCGCAGGGC contains:
- a CDS encoding NTP transferase domain-containing protein; the protein is MDALSGPGEPFDVIVLAGGGARRLGGADKPALEVGGISLLDRVLAACRGAASVAVVGPPRPVGRPVVFTREYPPGGGPVPALAAGMAVGSADHVAVFAADLPFLDVEAVTLLRRSLTADAVLFTDERGKDQPLAAIYRRNALGAALGALSELRGARLFAIVEGLDTTRIPDTRGVTADCDTWDAVHAARALVATRPATKTKMGDMDDKKLLADWCAAAAAELGLTGHELAEGDLDAILGLAGVAAHNVLRPAAPLTTFLAGYAVGLRSSAGGGRGALDGPIAKLSALAQAWDPAADGPARGTGGAVSATVGGSVAASPAAATPGGVAGGGVAGGAPGTTGAPDLDSAGTPGDESGDSTGSGGR